The following proteins come from a genomic window of Sorghum bicolor cultivar BTx623 chromosome 3, Sorghum_bicolor_NCBIv3, whole genome shotgun sequence:
- the LOC8081296 gene encoding random slug protein 5, giving the protein MASTAGGGGAAGEGEWLKVAQLRATVQAQDPQAKEVDNLTLRRFLRARDHNVDKAGAMLLKFLKWRREAAPGGSVPEEAVRRELAQDKVCMGGVDRAGRPFLVAFPARHFSACRDMAELKSFVVYLFDKICARIPRGQEKFLCIVDLKGWGYSNWDIRAYIAAIEIMQNYYPERLGKALMIHVPYIFMKAWKMIYPFIDTNTRDKFVFVEDKRLQETLRREIDETQLPKFLGGKMDVIPLKDYMSV; this is encoded by the exons ATGGCGAGCACGGCGGGAGGAGGCGGAGCGGCGGGGGAAGGGGAGTGGCTCAAGGTCGCCCAGCTCAGGGCCACGGTGCAAGCGCAGGACCCCCAAGCCAAG GAGGTGGACAACCTGACGCTGCGTCGGTTCCTGCGCGCGCGCGACCACAACGTGGACAAGGCCGGCGCCATGTTGCTCAAGTTCCTCAAGTGGCGGAGGGAGGCGGCGCCCGGCGGGTCCGTGCCGGAGGAGGCAGTGCGCCGGGAGCTGGCGCAGGACAAGGTGTGCATGGGCGGCGTCGACAGGGCCGGCCGCCCCTTCCTCGTCGCCTTCCCCGCCAGGCACTTCTCCGCCTGCCGTGACATGGCGGAGCTCAAGa GTTTTGTTGTCTACCTCTTCGACAAGATCTGTGCCAG AATCCCCAGAGGCCAGGAGAAATTCCTCTGCATCGTTGATCTCAAGGGCTGGGGCTACTCAAACTGGGACATTCGGGCATACATTGCGGCTATAGAGATCATGCAG AACTACTACCCGGAGCGGCTGGGCAAGGCGCTGATGATCCACGTGCCCTACATCTTCATGAAGGCGTGGAAGATGATCTACCCCTTCATCGACACCAACACCAGGGACAAG TTCGTGTTCGTGGAGGACAAGAGACTGCAGGAGACGCTGCGGCGGGAGATCGACGAGACCCAGCTCCCGAAGTTCCTCGGAGGGAAGATGGACGTGATCCCACTCAAGGACTATATGAGTGTATGA
- the LOC110433482 gene encoding uncharacterized protein LOC110433482 encodes MAEPGCDPDLGVPPAKRSEVDPIVPTEHPWNLPALFYVPQCSGSADEGAVVIPREANLPIDTETRMVVAQVSQAVVAVASIDADGDQMWKGSGFVADFDEASMIGTVFSSAKIARREPCFPGIEKIKVYLFDGTCYDATVAACDYHWNLLVLSVSFDRVVKPMKLVEISENRNSRDPQLETCSILPHSSHENLYPGDTIIGLGRWPEEPFALRAHRGVYSTDRWTAFRKLCQEMQIATFLNTYGAIGGPAINRNGRVVGMLFQSLTCTPFLPSNIILRWWEHFKNTGKYCRPTIRVLGVNLHNAQSSPWVKVPVSLHEGLDGILVELASRAVLSLGLQQKDLIIGCNRRRVATNLQLFEILAENIGKAVELTVVKAEDGSTKSIHLPVEEAEEENFHKWPISSYYGGFF; translated from the exons ATGGCGGAACCAGGGTGTGATCCTGATCTCGGCGTGCCGCCGGCTAAGCGGAGCGAAGTTGATCCTATCGTCCCGACTGAGCACCCTTGGAACCTGCCTGCACTGTTCTATGTGCCCCAGTGTTCCGGCAGCGCAG ATGAGGGTGCTGTGGTGATACCCCGGGAGGCAAATCTGCCAATCGACACAGAAACTAGGATGGTTGTGGCTCAGGTCTCCCAGGCAGTGGTCGCCGTCGCCTCCATCGATG CTGATGGTGACCAGATGTGGAAAGGTTCAGGATTTGTTGCTGATTTTGATGAAGCTAGTATGATTGGGACAGTCTTTTCATCAGCAAAAATAGCTAGACGTGAGCCTTGCTTTCCAGGCATTGAAAAG ATaaaagtatatctatttgatggtaCCTGTTATGATGCCACTGTAGCAGCATGTGACTATCACTGGAATTTATTAGTTCTATCTGTTTCATTTGACCGTGTTGTCAAACCTATGAAATTGGTGGAGATCAGTGAAAATAGAAATTCAAGGGATCCTCAACTAGAAACATGTAGTATTCTGCCTCATTCAAGTCATGAAAACCTCTATCCTGGAGATACCATTATTGGACTCGGTCGATGGCCAGAAGAGCCCTTTGCGCTTCGAGCGCATCGTGGAGTTTACAG CACTGATCGTTGGACTGCTTTCCGCAAACTTTGCCAAGAAATGCAGATAGCAACATTTTTAAACACATAT GGTGCAATTGGAGGTCCAGCGATAAACAGAAATGGAAGGGTTGTTGGAATGCTTTTTCAAAGTCTGACTTGTACTCCTTTCCTACCATCTAACATCATTTTAAGATGGTGGGAACATTTCAAAAATACAGG GAAGTATTGTCGTCCAACTATAAGGGTTTTGGGTGTGAATTTGCATAATGCCCAGTCTTCACCTTGGGTGAAAGTCCCCGTGTCTTTGCATGAAGGGTTGGATGGtattcttgttgagctg GCATCGCGTGCAGTTTTATCACTGGGACTACAACAAAAGGATCTTATTATTGGATGCAATAGAAGACGTGTTGCTACAAATTTGCAG TTGTTCGAAATCTTGGCGGAAAATATTGGAAAAGCGGTGGAGCTGACTGTTGTAAAGGCCGAGGATGGCAGTACGAAATCAATACATCTTCCCGTGGAAGAGGCTGAGGAGGAGAACTTTCACAA GTGGCCAATCTCAAGCTACTATGGAGGATTTTTCTAG
- the LOC110433777 gene encoding predicted GPI-anchored protein 58, with protein sequence MDISGMHLVPCSRRRAAASARPAGSEPSYVRTVPEPRSGTSVPGTRIAAAIRVTPAPGAARLCRSHGRAAPVPVARAPARSPTQRLSPRIAPASSAPSRRQREYGRARAPQTKPTAPARHGQEAEPANK encoded by the exons ATGGACATCAGCGGCATGCACCTGGTCCCATGCTCccggcgccgcgccgccgctaGCGCCCGGCCGGCCG GCAGCGAACCGTCGTACGTACGAACCGTCCCTGAACCGCGTTCTGGGACGTCCGTTCCAGGGACCCGGATCGCCGCTGCGATCCGTGTGACTCCTGCGCCAGGTGCAGCGCGCCTGTGCCGCTCGCACGGCCGCGCGGCCCCGGTTCCGGTCGCCCGCGCCCCCGCTCGCTCCCCCACGCAGCGCCTGAGCCCCCGCATTGCGCCCGCCTCCTCCGCGCCCAGCCGCCGCCAACGAGAGTACGGGAGAGCGCGCGCGCCCCAGACCAAACCAACTGCACCCGCCCGGCATGGCCAAGAGGCGGAGCCAGCAAACAAATAG